In Polaribacter sp. L3A8, a genomic segment contains:
- a CDS encoding PUR family DNA/RNA-binding protein yields the protein MAERAERVEQEEIFSQVLRAGRRTYFFDVRATKADDYYLTVTESKKFTHDDGSFHYQKHKIYLYKEDFTDFQEMLGKATDYILNEKGSEVISERHQKDFKKEEETETTDNVKSTESFTDVSFDDI from the coding sequence ATGGCAGAGAGAGCAGAGAGAGTTGAACAAGAAGAAATTTTTTCACAGGTATTAAGAGCAGGAAGAAGAACTTACTTTTTTGATGTAAGAGCAACAAAAGCAGATGATTATTACTTAACTGTTACAGAGAGTAAAAAGTTTACACATGATGATGGTAGTTTTCATTACCAAAAACACAAAATTTACCTTTACAAAGAAGATTTTACTGATTTTCAAGAAATGTTAGGTAAAGCAACAGATTACATTTTAAACGAAAAAGGTAGCGAAGTAATTAGTGAACGTCATCAAAAAGATTTTAAAAAGGAAGAAGAAACAGAAACTACAGACAATGTAAAGTCTACAGAGAGTTTTACTGATGTTTCTTTTGATGATATATAA
- a CDS encoding ABC transporter ATP-binding protein: MKELRHLNKYFSKYKWRLLIGTLITILAKFLALKIPQIVGDSLNIVEDYQNGVVTNLETVQHQLVINVLIIVGVAVLSGFFTFVMRQTIIVTSRLIEFDLKNEIYQQYQRLSLNFYKKNRTGDLMNRISEDVSKVRMYVGPAVMYSLNMIVTFTVGFTQMISINVKLTMYTLIPFPLLSISIFVLSKVIHKRSTVVQQYLSKLTTFNQEFFSGINVVKSYGIEASIIKDFDKIADESKDKNIHLQKANALFFPLMILLIGISNIIVIYVGGKLYINDQIQIGVIIEFMLYVNILTWPVAVVGWVTSMVQQAEASQARINEFLQQVPEIQNTNTATSQLKGNVTFKDVTFTYDDTNITALKNINFSIKSGETIAILGRTGSGKSTIIELISRLYDTKVGTILLDDTPIKEANLDDVRSQIGFVPQDPFLFSESIEDNIKFGKEDATEAEIIAAAKNADVHKNIVDFPNGYKTILGERGVTLSGGQKQRVSIARAIIKKPKILIFDDCLSAVDTETEEKILSNLERISKNITTFIISHRISSAKNADKIIVLDEGQIIQQGTHNQLIAQEGYYKNLYDQQLLEKEN, encoded by the coding sequence TTGAAAGAACTACGACACTTAAATAAATACTTTTCTAAATATAAATGGCGATTATTAATTGGTACTTTAATAACCATATTAGCCAAATTTTTAGCTTTAAAAATACCTCAAATTGTAGGAGATTCTTTAAATATTGTTGAAGATTATCAAAACGGAGTCGTTACTAATTTAGAAACCGTACAACATCAATTAGTAATAAATGTGCTAATAATTGTAGGTGTTGCAGTACTATCTGGTTTTTTTACTTTTGTAATGAGACAAACAATTATTGTTACTTCTAGGTTGATAGAATTCGATCTCAAAAATGAAATTTATCAACAATACCAAAGACTATCACTTAACTTCTATAAGAAAAATAGAACAGGAGATTTAATGAACAGAATTTCTGAAGATGTTTCTAAAGTAAGAATGTATGTTGGGCCAGCTGTTATGTATAGCCTAAATATGATTGTAACTTTTACGGTAGGTTTTACACAAATGATTAGCATTAATGTAAAACTAACCATGTATACGTTAATACCTTTTCCTTTATTATCTATTTCTATATTTGTGTTAAGCAAAGTAATACATAAAAGAAGCACCGTTGTTCAACAATATTTATCAAAATTAACCACCTTTAACCAAGAATTTTTCTCAGGTATAAATGTGGTTAAATCATACGGAATTGAAGCTTCTATTATTAAAGACTTTGATAAAATTGCAGATGAAAGTAAGGACAAAAACATTCACCTTCAAAAAGCAAATGCCTTATTTTTTCCGTTAATGATTTTATTAATTGGTATTAGTAACATCATTGTTATTTATGTTGGAGGAAAACTATATATTAATGATCAAATTCAAATAGGTGTTATTATTGAGTTTATGTTATATGTAAACATTTTAACCTGGCCAGTTGCCGTTGTGGGCTGGGTAACTTCTATGGTACAGCAAGCGGAAGCCTCGCAAGCAAGAATTAATGAATTTTTACAGCAAGTACCAGAAATTCAAAACACAAACACGGCTACTTCTCAATTAAAAGGAAACGTAACTTTTAAAGACGTTACTTTTACGTATGATGACACCAATATTACCGCTTTAAAAAACATTAATTTTTCTATAAAATCGGGAGAAACAATTGCCATTTTAGGAAGAACTGGTTCTGGTAAATCTACGATTATAGAACTAATTTCTAGATTATACGACACAAAAGTAGGTACCATATTATTAGACGACACTCCTATTAAAGAAGCTAATTTAGATGACGTCAGAAGTCAGATCGGTTTTGTACCTCAAGATCCTTTTCTTTTTTCAGAAAGTATAGAAGACAATATTAAGTTTGGTAAAGAAGATGCTACAGAAGCAGAAATTATCGCTGCAGCAAAAAATGCGGATGTTCATAAAAACATTGTAGATTTCCCTAACGGATATAAAACCATTTTAGGAGAACGTGGAGTTACGCTTTCTGGCGGACAAAAACAGCGCGTTTCTATTGCAAGGGCGATTATTAAAAAGCCTAAAATTTTAATTTTTGACGATTGTTTGTCTGCTGTAGACACAGAAACAGAAGAAAAAATATTATCTAATTTAGAGCGAATTTCAAAAAATATTACCACTTTTATAATTAGTCATAGAATATCTTCTGCTAAAAATGCTGATAAAATTATTGTTTTAGACGAAGGTCAAATCATACAACAAGGAACTCATAATCAACTAATAGCACAAGAAGGGTATTACAAAAACTTGTATGACCAACAACTTTTAGAAAAAGAAAATTAA